The following proteins come from a genomic window of Rutidosis leptorrhynchoides isolate AG116_Rl617_1_P2 chromosome 10, CSIRO_AGI_Rlap_v1, whole genome shotgun sequence:
- the LOC139871552 gene encoding uncharacterized protein → MQQDKQIAATESDDGDSYKPVVVLTAKENMQQQDKQVAAAAAETEEVESNNNSKIIYKETRIFCSDGKYIDAEPLKRESLVAQYAYKFGVSRIKLNRVSELDSELILKVQIFCAVRANIQDDYANDETLARHKLNEFNSKFRQAHQKHALNFMIAAFELEIRSLVDTFMDDVIDIFLKMTDDEAYKILFVNMRDEYSNNVFKEYCERVMFHKWAFE, encoded by the exons ATGCAGCAGGATAAACAAATAGCAGCGACTGAGAGTGATGATGGTGATTCATATAAACCAGTAGTAGTCTTGACAG CCAAAGAAAACATGCAGCAGCAAGATAAAcaagtagcagcagcagcagcagagaCTGAAGAAGTCGAAAGCAATAATAATAGCAAAATCATTTATAAGGAGACGAGGATTTTTTGTTCGGACGGGAAATATATTGACGCCGAGCCTCTTAAAAGGGAGTCTTTAGTGGCCCAATACGCTTACAAGTTCGGTGTATCCAGGATTAAGCTCAATCGCGTTAGTGAACTCGATAGTGAACTCATTCTCAAGGTTCAAATCTTCTGTGCGGTACGTGCGAATATCCAGGATGATTATGCCAATGATGAAACCCTCGCCCGACACAAGTTGAATGAGTTCAATTCCAAATTTCGCCAAGCCCATCAGAAACATGCTCTTAATTTTATGATT GCTGCTTTTGAGCTGGAGATAAGAAGCCTCGTTGACACGTTCATGGATGACGTTATTGACATTTTTCTCAAAATGACTGATGATGAGGCTTACAAAATCTTATTCGTGAATATGAGAGATGAGTATAGTAATAATGTATTTAAGGAGTATTGTGAGCGTGTCATGTTTCACAAGTGGGCTTTTGAATAG